The genomic window CTGGCATGGTAACCGGACCCAAATCTTTCTGAAATTTAATCAGTGTTTGGACAAAAATAATCACTTATGTTCATCTTCAGAAATGTAGTCCAGTTCTAAAAATCAAGACGGTCATTTGTAGCTTTTTGCAAAACTTGCAAACTGTTCCAAACCACGTTGAAGTAAACCTTCAAGAAAAGGTTTCAGAGCCTGCAGATTACACCATGGAGAGGGGGAAAACATCACAAAGGGTTCTTAAAGCTGAATCAAGTGTGACAATACACAGAGTGAATTATAAGTTTATAACTGGGTGAAAAGCTGAGATAAACGAATAAACTAGGAAAACATCTTCTACTTGTCTTACTTTTTATCCATCCACAAATAATGAAAGAATTCACGGTTTTTGTGAACTTAAGGTTATTAAAAACTTTAGATTTTTCTAAAGGTCACAGTACTTACTGATGCCACTGGAGCTAAAAGTTGAGGAACCTCATATGAGACTGTCAGCTGTAATGGACAAAAATGCAATAGTTAGTGCTTGACTAAAATAAAAGGCTTACTAGGTAAGAAAAAATAATGGAGAGAACACTATTATCACTTTGAAGTTTTCCTAATTCCATGTTAGAAGTTAAAAGCGTGGAAAAAACTGTTGATGGGACTGATAGAAAGAGTTATTCCTTAGTGTGTGGATACATGTGGTGTGCCACTTAGTCATGCACTGGACTGATAGGGACAGGCAATCAGTTGGCCCAATAGTAACATGCAGTTAGTTTGATAAATACTACACTGAGAAACTTACAATTGATATTGGTTAACCcaattttttactaaacatGGAATCAAATTAAGCCGAAAACAGTTGTACAAGAAAGATTGAAGTTTTATCAATATAAAATAGGTGAAATTTGTAAAAATTGCATAAAGGCCTTACTTCTACTAGACACGAAGAGGGACCTTTTGGAAAGAATCGCACAGCGCCTCTGCCACATGAGAAATCAGACAGTTACAAGTCTTTTAATGCATCCAGGCAATATGGTGCCACTGTCCAGTCGCAACATTAGATTATGTTTCATCTTTCAATGATAAATGGAGATTAgactaagggtccgtttggccctactttttttcttctccttaaaagtagAAAAGaggtaaaaaattgtgtttgacccaacttctccttattttctacttctttactttatttctctaattcttttaaggagaaatagaaccaaatacaattttctacttctctatttcttttaaggagaagtagaaaagtaaaaaataagtagGGCCAAACGGGGCCTAAGACTAGTCACTAGTGTGAAACATGCTTATGCATAATGTGCTTTCTAGCTGCTAGATGGCTTGAACAAGATACAGATAGGAATTCTTTAATCATGATTGAAGCATTGCATTTTGCAAACTTTGAGAATCAACTAACGAATGGTCGGTTCAAGCACAAATGACAATGATAACACAATCATAGGCTTACCTAATATCGATGCAAAAACATAACATACATGACACATACAGGAAAATGTTACCTTGATTACTATTAGATGATATGTAATAGAGTGATGCAAAAACATAACATACATGACACATACAGGAAAGTGCTACCTTGATTACTATTAGATGATATGTAATAGAGTTATTAGATGATGTAATAGAGTTACTCAATAGTGTTATAGAGTTGTTACCCAATGGTATAGAGTTGTTAGGTAATTTGTTATAACTACGCAAAGGGTAGTTTAGTCCTTTTAGCCTTTAGTATATATACTCTTGTATCGTTCAGAGTTCAGACTTTTCTATTATAACTTTATAACCCATCAAGATCGCAGGTTCGCACGATTTCATGTGATGACTCGTGATCTTGACTACCCTGCTAAGGGCTTTGTCTAAAACTACTAATTAGAACATTTCACTGCTATAAGGTTAAAGGCCTTTTATTCCCTAAAAACAAGAGAATCTGCAGTATTTATAGCATAACAACATACATATATCACGTCAGACTAAAGTGGACATATCTCTTTTTAACATCTTTCTGTTTACCAAACAATGGTTAATGGCACAAGTAAGATTTTgttgattctttgaattttataaatcaCTTGAGCACATAAGCAAGTACTActccggccttatttataagcaaattctactttttagattcatttgaATACACATTGGTATtcaaatgaatctaaaaagtagaatttgcttataaataaggcccgagggagtattaaatttaattttttgtagtTGGTCTAAATGTTAAAGTTACCGTTGCCAAGCCAAACTACAGTAAAGCTTTGACAGGTCAATATAATAATACAAAGGACAATTAGAGGAGAAATATGTGGGAAATTTTCTTCTCAGTCTTACAGGTCAAATGTCTCCGTAATGTTGAACTACCGAAATTTTAACAGAAAAGGCAATCAAGCACATGATATTCACTTATCAGAAAATGTGCTTATCAGTTACCTGTTGGGAAGACCTTCAAGCGATCGCCAATGGATTTTCTGATTTGGAGTGGGCTGCAAGAAGGtgataaaatatgaataaaaaataccAATTGTAAAGAGcatttttgaaaagaaaaagtattaGGTAGGCAATCTTTTCCTGCATATTACGAGAAAGCCAAGAGAACTCGAGATTTTGACCAAATGCCGTATACTTCAAGGACCATCGCGACAGGTCGGGTTTGTCTGGCAATATCTGCAAAATGTATCCAACATTTCACACAagatcaaaatttatttattatattttatgatatttgaATGCAAATTGCATGTTTATGATTCTTAAACAGTTGAACGCAGCTATTATTTGAAAGGTGTTCACTGAAGAAAATATAAAGACCacaaatttcaaacaaactAAATATTTGATTTGGCAAAGAAAAACACACAGAAGCAATATTTTTGTGTTATATTTAGCAGACAATAATTTCTGATTATGAAACCACTTTCAATTTATAACATGTCCTAGCATACACAATTCACTATTGCCTAATTTGAATTGAGGTATCCTCGTCAATGCAGTTAATCTATCCTGAAAGCAAAGAGGCAAGGTTGCGTCTTGCATGCCATGATTCCATAAGGGAAAGGGCTACATTACTTTCATAAAACCTGACAATGGCAATTCTGATATTACCCTTATAATTAAGGGTTAGAAGGAGAGCAAGCACACCTTAACAGTGGAAATAAAGGGCATCCATTCCGGAATGGCTTCACGGTCAGAATAACAAGCATAAGCTACAGAGACCGGTACATCAACCTCCCTCTTAACCCTGCAGTTGGCAATACTCTTTTGTTCAGTGAAAGTGTGGTTGGTCAGCTTGAAGAAAACAAGCAAAAGTGCTAAAAACAGACACCAATCGAGAAATATACAACATTAATAACATGAGAGTGCTCCTCCTTAAGATCTCAGGTTTGATTCTCTCTGATGCCAATTTGgttgggctaatttagcttcttcaaaaaaaaaataacatgacaTTGTAGCCTAATTCTCTAAGATAAACAAAATTGCAAAACCGTTCAACAAAACAGCATCCCACATTGTAGAATaatatgaaataattttaaaccaACATCTATGCTAGTTGCTAGGAATGTAATTAATTATGTATATAAGAAAGTGCTAACAACTATTTTGGTCCCTGAATGTGTGAGGCGCCTATCAGTATCACTATAGGCGCTAAATATATCAGAAATTGCAAATGCATCATCCCTAGTATAtcttttgttagtaattttatgtATTAAATTGATCAACGAGAAACACATCCGAGAACTAAATTGACTAACTAAAAACAGATTCAATAACCAAAATAACTATATCCTGCATGTCAAATTATcactaaattttttgttttagtaaaTGACATCAATCAGTAGTACAGAACTGTGATACAATGATACTTATCAACAagttttaaatttcaatttttaattttttttacaataattatacATAGATATGAAATAGAAAAGAGTGATTAGTGAGTGAGAAATGGAAAGGAAAGGAGTTAGTTACGTGCAATCCTGCCACTCCATGACAGGAGAAAAACGGTTGAAGCGACGGGAGATTGGGGATCGCTTAGAAGTTTGAAGGAGCTTAAAGAATAAGTGGTTATTGGAAGATGATAGTTGAGTAGGGGGGAAGTTTCTAGAGGTAAAATTGGCGGAAAATGTAGTTGTTGAAGTGCGATTCAAAGCTGAAGTTGTTGAAAAAGAGGTTATGACGGTTGCAGTTGTAGTTGATGACATGGTCTAGATTTTCAGAATTCACACTTCTTCTGTTGCGACTGggtctctctttctcttctcttctcttcccTCTGAccacgatgatgatgatgattcatTCGTCGTACGTATGAAATTGTGAATCACATAAATTACTTAATCCACGTGGCCATGGAGGTCTCTGCccactcattttttttttcatttcgtTAAATTTAATCTTGGGCTAGTACTTGACTTGAAGTCAAGAAAAAAACATTTCTCTCTAGGActccatgtatcttttatacccccaaatattccaattttatccttgataaaaacttcggttcgcagaaatcgaagtttttcctagttcaaattcaaagaaaattcggttaacagaaaccgaaattttttttcaaggcaaaaaaaattcgattcgtaacaaccgaagtttttattaaagggcaaaaaagtaaaatccaagAGGAAAAAAGAACCATGGAGCCTAAAAcgaaaacataagaaaaaaaacatattgggctaatactttgtaaaaaaaacattttgggCTAATACATCCATGGCCCAGCTAAATTTGATACtactgaaattttttttttctacccaaCAATTATACCTCTACCCCAACACATCAGTTCATTTGAGTTTACaagaaatttgacttatagTGAGAGAAAAACTGTCACTAAAAGTAAACAATCTGTATATAGATCTCATTTTCATCTATATTATCGGAACTCTTTTTCAAAGTAATCCGGTTCGTTATTTCTTACCGGATCTCCTTCTTTTTCAAAGTAATTCGGttcatatttcaaaataaatttaacttttaGTGACAGTTTTGTCTGTCACTATAAGTCAAAAAAGCACCGGAACTGTTTATTCAAAGTACTTCGGTTTGTTATTTCTCGGTGGAGTTTTTCACTAAAGGTTTTAGTGACAGACAAACTGTCACTAAAGCTGAAAATTTTCGTAAGACCAATTTTCTTAAGCTGAAAAACTCTCAATTTCATCAacttattccaaaccaaaagtTGAAAAGAAGtgaatctaaaaataaaatagcaacacaaaaaaatgataaattttagatttttatcaTTGAGCAAAGTTAGGGTTCCAAAATAGAAATTGggattttcactattttaaccACAAGTAAAGGATTTAATGAAGAAACAAACTCACCCTTGAGGAAGGAGAAAGAGATGAGAGGATTGAAATCTGATTATCTGATAACCAGAGTTCTTACAATGAGGATACATTTCCAATGCAGTGGGAATTGTTACTATGGCTGATAAAATCTGAAATCTCTCCACTCAACTGGTTCTCATCAGCATAAACTGACTCCAAGGTGCATATATTCCCAATTGATTTTGGGATCTTGCCTTCTAGTCTATTGTTGGAGAGACCAAGATACACAGGTGAATGCATGTTGCCAAAATCATCGGGAATGGTGCCACTTAACAAGTTATAAGAAAAGGGCGAGGGTGGCGGTGATGATCTTGGGAGAGATGATGGGGTGAGACAAAAAAAGAGTAAActtattttaccaaaaaaaaaaagggtaaaattggaaaataaatTGATGTGTTGGGGTAGAGGTATAATTGTaggggtaaaaaaaaaaatcccttgACTTCTTATTGACAATTTCTTTTTGCATTCCCTATTATTTCTTGCGCGTtccatgtttttttaatttactatcTCACTACTTAAATAGTAAACACAATCATGGATAATAAGATAATAAGATTTCGATCACCATCATCAAAGAACATAGATAATAAGATCGTTATGACTAACCGATGATGGACTATGCGACTATTTACAAACGAGAAGAAAATAACAAcagaaattttttttgagaGAATTGGAgaatgagatgagatgagatgaaaatgatgtgtgaaaaaataaagggtgttaatttataaaattcactaaAGCTTAGTGGACGCTATGTTACAACCACGCAGGTGGCTAATCAAAATTGGCCACATGCCAAGACCGTTTGACTGCAGCAGGACAATTTTTTTGACGGTTGACAAGTTCACATTTTAAAATGCTCGCAGGTTTTGTTGCAtacccaattttattttttcaaaaattgcatttttacgCACTCGGTAATTAATCCGTGAGGGGGACAAATTTGGAAAAGAAGGGGGCACAAAAATCAAAAGAGgactaaaattaataattgttcaAGTTGAAACATTTTGTAGAGTGAATAAAGACAAATTGTCTGCAAGCgaaaacaaatttgttttccctttttttCTTCCTTCAGTTTTTGGTCACTGCCTGAGACCTCACCGACGGCTCACCTCTTCTTGCAATTTTACTCTTAGCCTTCCCCCGTTTCTCCTCTCATCATGACGGCGTCACCCCTTCCATCCTGTTCTAGCCAGAAATTAGTAATTGCATCTCCGTACAACGTGGTTTAGAATCTCTGTTTGTCGTACGCCATCAACGCCAAAATTAATTTCACTAGTTTGCTCCGAAATTAGTAACGATTCCTTGTAGAATTGATGTGGCTTTtggttttgaaatatttttaggAATACATTCTTGTCATTACTGTTAATTTGAAACATTAATTTGAAACATTAGGAGGattcattgaaattgaaatatttttagaaTTCGTAGTGACAGCATTACTGTTAATTTGAAACAAGGTGGGTGATGAATAGTTAAATGATCGTATTGTAACTTTTATAAAAAGAGATGTTCTTAGAAAAGTTAGTAATAATGTAATTTTAGCTCATTTTCAAGAAATGAATAATAGACTATTTTCTTGTTACACTATTTTTAGTATAACTTTTTggtaaatttaatataatttagttCTTGTACAAAAATATTAGCCCCACTTATAATTTATGTCTTGATTCAACCCTGATTGCATCCATGCTGATgtttcatttcaaactctaactAGATTAGTAGGTAGTAACCAATATTCAAATTAAGTTGAACTAAAAAATCCAAACCAAACAGTCAAACTCAAGCCAAAACTATCATTCCCCATCACTACTTTCCTTTTGTATCCTCTCATACACACAACACACCAAAACAATTTCCAGAGCCAGTTTCTTCCTTTTAACTTGCTCAATCGTTAAATAATAACAATATGTACAACAAGCAACAAAGTTACTTTGCCTAGCAGAAGTGAATCCATACATGGCATTGATAGTAGAGTGGTACGACTTTGTGTGTTTTGGCATTGTTGGAGTGTCCATCCTAGTTGCCTTATGGGTGCTGTGGATTAACGAAGGGCCCTCGGCCTCTCACAGCGATTTCGACATCTTGGTTGACAGCCTTCTAGTGACTCCACCTTCACAGGACAATAGAGTGGCCACAGGTCATGTGAGCAACTCTCAGCTATGGACAAGCTGTTGGCGAGGAGTTCATCCTCTTGTGCTGTTGGTTACGCGTTTTTCCTCCCTTGTCATCTTGGCCGTGTTATTATCATTGGATATTCATGAATACAATGCAAGTATCTTTTACTATTATACTGAGTGAGTATGTCACCTTTCCTTTCAATTACTATTAAAGTAACACTAATGATCATTTTACAATTGTCTCTGAGGAGATTTGAACTCGGTCTCTTGAACACGTTATGGACCATTGGTTTGAACATGTTGCTTTTATTTATATGCAGGTGGACTTTCACATTAGTAATGATATATTTTGCAGTAAGTgatcatttcaattttttcgCATTAGTTGCAAGGTGTATATTATTAGCTTCTATTATGTATGCACTTGAATATTGTTTTTGGATTGTAGTTGGGGACAACGGTATCTGCATACGGATGTTGGAAGTTGTTCAACAAACCTCCTCCGCTTCAAAATGGGGAACTGGCGGAGTTTCTGAGAAGAGATTTGGACACCAAAAGTTCTATCAGGTTGCAAAGTCGATATGTTGAAGAGGACTTTAAACCAATAGCAGGTTTCTTAGGTTACCTCATGCAAATTACCTATCAGGTTAAGGTTCCTTTCCTTCTGAAAATTATGATGAGTATTTGTTTTCTAACTAGGATTAAAATTCAAAGAATGCACGTGAAGAGAATCATCAAAAGAATATATGTTAGTTGCGATTTACAAGTTGTTCGTTTAGTTATTGAGCAGCAACAATGTTTAATAGTAATTACAGCATCTCATTAGGCATAAATCAACGATAAAATCACACCTTTGTGATTAGACACAAATGAATTAAATTTGTCACTGATATTCGACTTTTCTAGTTGAACTCATATTTAGTATTTGGCAGACTAGTGCAGGGGCAGTCATCTTAACAGACATTGTCTTTTGGTGCGTTATTGTCCCATTCTTATCGattgctcattttaagctaAACATGGTAAGTTTACTTCTTCCATATTAGTAATTTGCATATTAATGTGAATGAAATTGAATTAACAATTTGGCAGACTAGTGAAGTATTGATTATGTTAATCTGTACTTGATGACAGTTGATGGGTTGCATGCATACTTTGAACGCGTTTTTCCTTCTTTTCGATACACTGCTGAACAATCTTGTAAGTAACGCAACCTCTTGAATTATAAATTAACTAACCACAAGCTAATGGTTTCAATTTGTTGTATTAATTATATGCATTCTTTTTCAGTCCTTTCCGTGGTTCAG from Trifolium pratense cultivar HEN17-A07 linkage group LG1, ARS_RC_1.1, whole genome shotgun sequence includes these protein-coding regions:
- the LOC123902154 gene encoding uncharacterized protein LOC123902154, producing MALIVEWYDFVCFGIVGVSILVALWVLWINEGPSASHSDFDILVDSLLVTPPSQDNRVATGHVSNSQLWTSCWRGVHPLVLLVTRFSSLVILAVLLSLDIHEYNASIFYYYTEWTFTLVMIYFALGTTVSAYGCWKLFNKPPPLQNGELAEFLRRDLDTKSSIRLQSRYVEEDFKPIAGFLGYLMQITYQTSAGAVILTDIVFWCVIVPFLSIAHFKLNMLMGCMHTLNAFFLLFDTLLNNLSFPWFRIAYFVLWSCSYVIFQWVIHACGLKWWPYPFLELNIPYAPLWYICMALVHIPCYGLYSLIVKAKINILPRLFPRAFLSSY
- the LOC123902153 gene encoding uncharacterized protein LOC123902153, giving the protein MSSTTTATVITSFSTTSALNRTSTTTFSANFTSRNFPPTQLSSSNNHLFFKLLQTSKRSPISRRFNRFSPVMEWQDCTVKREVDVPVSVAYACYSDREAIPEWMPFISTVKILPDKPDLSRWSLKYTAFGQNLEFSWLSRNMQPTPNQKIHWRSLEGLPNRGAVRFFPKGPSSCLVELTVSYEVPQLLAPVASALKPFLEGLLQRGLEQFASFAKSYK